In one Silene latifolia isolate original U9 population chromosome 10, ASM4854445v1, whole genome shotgun sequence genomic region, the following are encoded:
- the LOC141604830 gene encoding putative disease resistance protein RGA3 isoform X1, giving the protein MVRQSRVMEFPEKCIAEDRGTSRMSDFNHHSSQRSHNGIPSCNTLVKKTLRRARLGSFKKTSPNFIILEEIGKRIVKKCDGAPLAIKAIGGILQSKQLPSEWELIEKSEIWDLPQNDENQILPSLRLTFDHLPCPSLKQCFAYCAACRPKGHVMDKDELVNIWLAQGFLHQSETKSLTMEEIGEEYLMVLLNYSLLNEVNHMQYDMHDLVYDLAVDVSGKDLLFWKPKDEQKINSCRHLVIDTKDVEALSNLPITKTLKKLRTISNGLPHNVLTHAKYLRTLSVDACEIKELPSSIGLLKHLRFLSVSYNPIETLPDSIGKLYLLQTLRLLDCFDMKVLPAILYRLTNLIHIPTTTLMHASRGLRELTNIHTLPRLSLGGDDDDDDDDDGWSINELGGLQKLMGEIHISGLELVKTKDNAREADLAGKAKVSNIILAWAKEREEISGGSYDEDVLDGLQPHPNIISLELQNFFGLTFPSWMVRMAVVSEGGSSPSLLKNLTSFKLLNCSRCEMLPTLGHLPCLKYLVLSGLKVESLGKDFYSVPLNQGNNKVNRVSFPSLTELKIFNFKSLKTWVLPSTGEETIVFPLLDVIKLEDCPELETIPALDYFQSLKTLQLSHVGIQSLEITKQNPSSMLSPEVNLKLETLEIYECEKLVSLPGELQFVASLKTVKVTNCHALTSLPNDLFNGLASLTWLLIWGCKALSNIPTSLEKCVSLARLTIIDCPSVKGPTPDFSKLKGLQELSKTGNSIELMISMLKAVEHLPNLTRLNTGRFSDKEEQELYFSDVTPILQNQSLRELELEGCPNIKSLPEQLQLLTQIKSLGIWNFDDLEELPEWVGRLSSLEVLRLGSCEKLKDIPSKEVFLQMTRLRLLSIWECPFLAESCVKDDGSDWSKISHIPSIQINFKEIQNME; this is encoded by the coding sequence ATGGTGCGACAATCAAGAGTTATGGAGTTCCCTGAAAAATGCATTGCAGAGGATCGGGGGACTTCCAGGATGTCTGATTTTAATCACCACTCGTCTCAAAGAAGTCACAACGGGATCCCGAGCTGTAACACACTCGTTAAAAAAACTCTCAGAAGAGCAAGGTTGGGCTCTTTTAAAAAAACTTCTCcaaattttataattttagaaGAAATTGGGAAAAGGATTGTTAAGAAGTGTGACGGTGCCCCTTTAGCCATAAAAGCAATCGGAGGTATACTTCAATCGAAGCAGCTTCCAAGTGAATGGGAATTAATAGAAAAAAGTGAGATATGGGATTTGCCACAAAATGATGAAAACCAGATCCTCCCATCACTAAGGTTGACCTTCGACCATTTGCCTTGTCCCTCTTTAAAGCAATGTTTTGCTTACTGTGCTGCTTGTCGTCCTAAAGGCCACGTGATGGATAAAGATGAATTGGTGAATATCTGGTTGGCTCAGGGTTTTCTTCATCAGTCTGAAACAAAAAGTTTGACAATGGAGGAGATTGGTGAGGAGTATCTAATGGTTTTACTGAATTATTCATTGCTAAATGAAGTAAATCACATGCAATACGACATGCATGATTTAGTGTACGATCTTGCCGTGGATGTTTCTGGGAAAGATCTGTTGTTCTGGAAACCAAAAGATGAACAGAAAATTAACAGTTGTCGCCATTTAGTTATTGATACGAAAGATGTTGAAGCTCTATCCAACCTTCCTATAACAAAGACACTAAAGAAGCTGAGAACAATTTCTAATGGACTGCCACACAATGTGTTGACCCATGCAAAGTACCTGCGTACTCTATCAGTCGATGCATGTGAAATAAAAGAGCTGCCTTCTTCTATTGGTTTGCTTAAACATCTTAGATTCCTCAGTGTTTCATATAATCCAATTGAAACATTGCCAGATTCAATCGGGAAACTTTACCTTCTGCAAACACTCAGACTTCTTGACTGTTTTGATATGAAGGTCCTCCCAGCAATATTGTATAGGCTGACTAACTTAATTCATATCCCAACAACTACTCTCATGCACGCATCTAGAGGATTACGAGAGTTAACTAATATCCACACCTTACCCCGTCTTTCTTtgggtggtgatgatgatgatgatgatgatgatgatggatggTCTATAAATGAATTGGGGGGTCTGCAAAAGCTTATGGGAGAGATTCATATATCTGGTCTAGAACTTGTGAAAACTAAGGATAATGCAAGGGAAGCTGACCTTGCTGGAAAAGCCAAGGTTTCAAATATAATCCTAGCTTGGGCGAAGGAAAGAGAGGAAATTAGCGGAGGGAGCTATGATGAAGATGTTTTGGATGGCCTTCAACCTCACCCAAACATAATATCTTTGGAATTACAAAACTTCTTTGGTCTGACGTTTCCTTCCTGGATGGTGAGGATGGCAGTTGTGTCCGAGGGTGGAAGTTCCCCCTCGTTGCTCAAAAATCTCACATCTTTCAAGTTACTGAATTGCAGTAGATGCGAGATGCTCCCTACACTAGGACATCTACCTTGTCTGAAATATCTGGTTTTGAGTGGACTCAAAGTGGAAAGCTTAGGAAAAGATTTCTATTCTGTTCCTTTGAACCAAGGCAATAACAAGGTTAATCGTGTGTCATTTCCATCTCTGACAGAGCTTAAGATATTCAATTTCAAATCACTGAAGACATGGGTCTTGCCCTCCACAGGAGAAGAAACAATTGTATTTCCTCTTCTTGATGTTATTAAACTTGAAGATTGTCCTGAGCTAGAAACAATTCCCGCCTTGGATTATTTCCAATCCCTTAAAACACTACAACTTTCACATGTTGGCATCCAATCGTTGGAGATTACCAAACAAAATCCCTCGTCTATGTTGTCACCTGAAGTGAACTTGAAGCTTGAGACACTCGAGATATATGAATGTGAGAAGCTTGTGTCTCTACCTGGTGAGCTGCAATTCGTTGCATCTCTCAAGACGGTAAAAGTGACTAACTGTCATGCTCTTACTTCTCTTCCAAATGATCTTTTCAATGGACTCGCTTCCCTTACCTGGCTTCTTATTTGGGGATGTAAAGCACTAAGTAATATCCCTACCAGCTTGGAAAAATGCGTTTCGTTGGCGAGGCTCACAATAATTGACTGTCCATCTGTAAAGGGCCCAACGCCAGATTTCAGCAAGTTGAAGGGTCTACAAGAGCTATCTAAAACTGGAAATTCCATAGAGTTGATGATTTCCATGTTGAAGGCGGTTGAACATCTTCCTAACCTAACGAGATTGAATACCGGCAGGTTTAGTGATAAAGAGGAACAAGAATTATACTTCTCTGATGTGACTCCCATTCTACAAAATCAATCTCTCCGTGAATTAGAATTGGAAGGATGCCCAAATATAAAGTCACTACCTGAACAACTTCAACTTCTCACTCAGATTAAATCTTTGGGCATATGGAACTTTGATGACTTGGAAGAACTTCCAGAATGGGTGGGTCGTCTTTCATCTCTTGAGGTATTACGGTTGGGAAGTTGCGAGAAATTGAAAGATATACCATCAAAGGAGGTTTTCTTACAGATGACACGATTAAGACTACTGTCTATTTGGGAGTGTCCATTCCTAGCTGAAAGCTGTGTCAAAGATGATGGCTCTGATTGGAGCAAGATCTCGCATATCCCCTCTATTCAGATAAATTTTAAGGAAATTCAAAACATGGAGTGA
- the LOC141604830 gene encoding putative disease resistance protein RGA3 isoform X2 — translation MEFPEKCIAEDRGTSRMSDFNHHSSQRSHNGIPSCNTLVKKTLRRARLGSFKKTSPNFIILEEIGKRIVKKCDGAPLAIKAIGGILQSKQLPSEWELIEKSEIWDLPQNDENQILPSLRLTFDHLPCPSLKQCFAYCAACRPKGHVMDKDELVNIWLAQGFLHQSETKSLTMEEIGEEYLMVLLNYSLLNEVNHMQYDMHDLVYDLAVDVSGKDLLFWKPKDEQKINSCRHLVIDTKDVEALSNLPITKTLKKLRTISNGLPHNVLTHAKYLRTLSVDACEIKELPSSIGLLKHLRFLSVSYNPIETLPDSIGKLYLLQTLRLLDCFDMKVLPAILYRLTNLIHIPTTTLMHASRGLRELTNIHTLPRLSLGGDDDDDDDDDGWSINELGGLQKLMGEIHISGLELVKTKDNAREADLAGKAKVSNIILAWAKEREEISGGSYDEDVLDGLQPHPNIISLELQNFFGLTFPSWMVRMAVVSEGGSSPSLLKNLTSFKLLNCSRCEMLPTLGHLPCLKYLVLSGLKVESLGKDFYSVPLNQGNNKVNRVSFPSLTELKIFNFKSLKTWVLPSTGEETIVFPLLDVIKLEDCPELETIPALDYFQSLKTLQLSHVGIQSLEITKQNPSSMLSPEVNLKLETLEIYECEKLVSLPGELQFVASLKTVKVTNCHALTSLPNDLFNGLASLTWLLIWGCKALSNIPTSLEKCVSLARLTIIDCPSVKGPTPDFSKLKGLQELSKTGNSIELMISMLKAVEHLPNLTRLNTGRFSDKEEQELYFSDVTPILQNQSLRELELEGCPNIKSLPEQLQLLTQIKSLGIWNFDDLEELPEWVGRLSSLEVLRLGSCEKLKDIPSKEVFLQMTRLRLLSIWECPFLAESCVKDDGSDWSKISHIPSIQINFKEIQNME, via the coding sequence ATGGAGTTCCCTGAAAAATGCATTGCAGAGGATCGGGGGACTTCCAGGATGTCTGATTTTAATCACCACTCGTCTCAAAGAAGTCACAACGGGATCCCGAGCTGTAACACACTCGTTAAAAAAACTCTCAGAAGAGCAAGGTTGGGCTCTTTTAAAAAAACTTCTCcaaattttataattttagaaGAAATTGGGAAAAGGATTGTTAAGAAGTGTGACGGTGCCCCTTTAGCCATAAAAGCAATCGGAGGTATACTTCAATCGAAGCAGCTTCCAAGTGAATGGGAATTAATAGAAAAAAGTGAGATATGGGATTTGCCACAAAATGATGAAAACCAGATCCTCCCATCACTAAGGTTGACCTTCGACCATTTGCCTTGTCCCTCTTTAAAGCAATGTTTTGCTTACTGTGCTGCTTGTCGTCCTAAAGGCCACGTGATGGATAAAGATGAATTGGTGAATATCTGGTTGGCTCAGGGTTTTCTTCATCAGTCTGAAACAAAAAGTTTGACAATGGAGGAGATTGGTGAGGAGTATCTAATGGTTTTACTGAATTATTCATTGCTAAATGAAGTAAATCACATGCAATACGACATGCATGATTTAGTGTACGATCTTGCCGTGGATGTTTCTGGGAAAGATCTGTTGTTCTGGAAACCAAAAGATGAACAGAAAATTAACAGTTGTCGCCATTTAGTTATTGATACGAAAGATGTTGAAGCTCTATCCAACCTTCCTATAACAAAGACACTAAAGAAGCTGAGAACAATTTCTAATGGACTGCCACACAATGTGTTGACCCATGCAAAGTACCTGCGTACTCTATCAGTCGATGCATGTGAAATAAAAGAGCTGCCTTCTTCTATTGGTTTGCTTAAACATCTTAGATTCCTCAGTGTTTCATATAATCCAATTGAAACATTGCCAGATTCAATCGGGAAACTTTACCTTCTGCAAACACTCAGACTTCTTGACTGTTTTGATATGAAGGTCCTCCCAGCAATATTGTATAGGCTGACTAACTTAATTCATATCCCAACAACTACTCTCATGCACGCATCTAGAGGATTACGAGAGTTAACTAATATCCACACCTTACCCCGTCTTTCTTtgggtggtgatgatgatgatgatgatgatgatgatggatggTCTATAAATGAATTGGGGGGTCTGCAAAAGCTTATGGGAGAGATTCATATATCTGGTCTAGAACTTGTGAAAACTAAGGATAATGCAAGGGAAGCTGACCTTGCTGGAAAAGCCAAGGTTTCAAATATAATCCTAGCTTGGGCGAAGGAAAGAGAGGAAATTAGCGGAGGGAGCTATGATGAAGATGTTTTGGATGGCCTTCAACCTCACCCAAACATAATATCTTTGGAATTACAAAACTTCTTTGGTCTGACGTTTCCTTCCTGGATGGTGAGGATGGCAGTTGTGTCCGAGGGTGGAAGTTCCCCCTCGTTGCTCAAAAATCTCACATCTTTCAAGTTACTGAATTGCAGTAGATGCGAGATGCTCCCTACACTAGGACATCTACCTTGTCTGAAATATCTGGTTTTGAGTGGACTCAAAGTGGAAAGCTTAGGAAAAGATTTCTATTCTGTTCCTTTGAACCAAGGCAATAACAAGGTTAATCGTGTGTCATTTCCATCTCTGACAGAGCTTAAGATATTCAATTTCAAATCACTGAAGACATGGGTCTTGCCCTCCACAGGAGAAGAAACAATTGTATTTCCTCTTCTTGATGTTATTAAACTTGAAGATTGTCCTGAGCTAGAAACAATTCCCGCCTTGGATTATTTCCAATCCCTTAAAACACTACAACTTTCACATGTTGGCATCCAATCGTTGGAGATTACCAAACAAAATCCCTCGTCTATGTTGTCACCTGAAGTGAACTTGAAGCTTGAGACACTCGAGATATATGAATGTGAGAAGCTTGTGTCTCTACCTGGTGAGCTGCAATTCGTTGCATCTCTCAAGACGGTAAAAGTGACTAACTGTCATGCTCTTACTTCTCTTCCAAATGATCTTTTCAATGGACTCGCTTCCCTTACCTGGCTTCTTATTTGGGGATGTAAAGCACTAAGTAATATCCCTACCAGCTTGGAAAAATGCGTTTCGTTGGCGAGGCTCACAATAATTGACTGTCCATCTGTAAAGGGCCCAACGCCAGATTTCAGCAAGTTGAAGGGTCTACAAGAGCTATCTAAAACTGGAAATTCCATAGAGTTGATGATTTCCATGTTGAAGGCGGTTGAACATCTTCCTAACCTAACGAGATTGAATACCGGCAGGTTTAGTGATAAAGAGGAACAAGAATTATACTTCTCTGATGTGACTCCCATTCTACAAAATCAATCTCTCCGTGAATTAGAATTGGAAGGATGCCCAAATATAAAGTCACTACCTGAACAACTTCAACTTCTCACTCAGATTAAATCTTTGGGCATATGGAACTTTGATGACTTGGAAGAACTTCCAGAATGGGTGGGTCGTCTTTCATCTCTTGAGGTATTACGGTTGGGAAGTTGCGAGAAATTGAAAGATATACCATCAAAGGAGGTTTTCTTACAGATGACACGATTAAGACTACTGTCTATTTGGGAGTGTCCATTCCTAGCTGAAAGCTGTGTCAAAGATGATGGCTCTGATTGGAGCAAGATCTCGCATATCCCCTCTATTCAGATAAATTTTAAGGAAATTCAAAACATGGAGTGA